Sequence from the Sanguibacter keddieii DSM 10542 genome:
CCATACGGAGTCACGCAGCAGTGTTGGCATGCCGTAGAACATGTGGTCGCCACCGTGTCCTGTCAGGTGCGTCGTAGCTCCGGCTGTACGTCCAATGGCGGCGATCGAGCGGATCGTGGACCGCGTGGCGAGGGCTGGGCTCGGGTGGTCGGTCTCGGCCCCCAGATCCAGGGTGTCGGAGTAGACCAGAGGGAGATCCGCGCCTCCGAGCATGATGTGCTCTCCGGGGCGCAGGTGACGTGCGGCTTGCTCCGCCCACATCTGGTCCCTGTTCTGGCCCAGGTCCCCGGCTGTCAGCGCCACGAAGTGGGTCCGAGGGAAGAGGTCGAGGCCAAGAGCTGTGATGGTTGTCGAGTCGAGCCCGCCGGAGAGGTCCGCCAAGATGGCATCGTGTCCAGCTCCAGCGTCACGAACGGATTCTTGGATCGCGGATCTCACCCCCTTGGCACCGTCTGAGAGCGAGGCGTGCGCATCCGGTGGATCCCACCAAGGAATGACAGCTGGAGGGGTGCCAGCACGTATCGAGAGCATGAGGCCAGGTTGGACCGGGACAATTCCTGTCCAGAGTGGTCCTTGGTCGAAAGGGTGGCTCACCGGAGAAATCAGGCTGATGGCTAGCCCGGTGTGGTCGATCTGAGCGCCGACGTGTTCTGCGAGAGTGTCGGCTCGGTCGCTCACGACGGTGCACTGCGCGTCAGTTGAGTAGTAGATCCGGTCGAAGCCTGTGGCTGATCCACGTATCGACACCTCTTCGCCGGTCCAGATGGCCACCACGCGCGCTCCGCGACGTGCAAGGTCTCGATGCATCGCCACAGCGGAGCTCTCGCAGGTGCGGATTTCCGTGGCTGCTGATCGCGAGGGGAAGGACGCGAAGCCGCAGGCGCGGCCAGATGCGTCGACCACTCGTGTTGAGTGGCGACCAGCCTCGATCCACATGAGGGTCAGCCCGCCGGTGCTCGCTGTCGAGGAGAGGTCACGGCAAGCGGTCGCGATCGCTTCGGGTCTCTCGGTGATGGTGAGCAAGAGTGCTCGGGGATCGCGACCGCTTGTCATGTTTGACCTCCTTAGGTCATGGGACCAGCCGGCCGACCGGGATGACTCGGTCAGCCAGGAGTCGTCCGAGCCCAGCCGTGAGGTCCGCGAACGAGCCGAGCGGGATGAGCATCGGGGTTTCGTAGTTCTTCATCTTGATCACCCCCTTCCGTCACGAGAGAGGTTGAGCAGCAGGTGGCTCGTAGCCTCCTGCTGCGACGCGGGAAGTGCCTCTGAAGGCATGTGGCGTTGATCCACCACCGCGGCGAGCTGCGTTGCTCGCTGTGATGAAACTAACATAAGGGGCGCCGAGTCTCAATAACTCCATACCGCGCATGTTGGGCGACTGATGCGGCTGCGGCTGCATTGAGAACACGGGACGACGGGCGCCTCGGGGCGCCGGCGGGGTCGCGGTCGCCCGTGATCGGGGTGCAGATGGGCGGCAGGTGCGTCTGGGGCGCAGCATCGGCACGCCAGTCATTGGTTGACTAACCCGGTTAAGTCCGGTTGCGTGCTGTTCGTCGACGCAGTGTCGACGACACGCACTCAACGAGGAGTACCGATGTCAC
This genomic interval carries:
- a CDS encoding keywimysin-related RiPP, with translation MKNYETPMLIPLGSFADLTAGLGRLLADRVIPVGRLVP
- a CDS encoding asparagine synthase-related protein, producing the protein MTSGRDPRALLLTITERPEAIATACRDLSSTASTGGLTLMWIEAGRHSTRVVDASGRACGFASFPSRSAATEIRTCESSAVAMHRDLARRGARVVAIWTGEEVSIRGSATGFDRIYYSTDAQCTVVSDRADTLAEHVGAQIDHTGLAISLISPVSHPFDQGPLWTGIVPVQPGLMLSIRAGTPPAVIPWWDPPDAHASLSDGAKGVRSAIQESVRDAGAGHDAILADLSGGLDSTTITALGLDLFPRTHFVALTAGDLGQNRDQMWAEQAARHLRPGEHIMLGGADLPLVYSDTLDLGAETDHPSPALATRSTIRSIAAIGRTAGATTHLTGHGGDHMFYGMPTLLRDSVWRRPRGSLRKINAYRHMLGWPLHEIIRQLLCRQTYAECIKDYDRQSPVRKDRIPILRWTTPPTLPPWISNHGRDLIAEYVVSPTTDLSPMSRRPGAHAELDTIRQGAQLARAISQISFAHGLELQAPFFDDRVLTATLTLDAEARVDPWSYKAPLKLAMVDILPHATLTRTSKDEGSLELELGIRENRSDIRDLLEDSHLANLGIIDADILHHALETEMHPALSDSGLTTTICTESWLRGRILTTGMDQP